A DNA window from Hevea brasiliensis isolate MT/VB/25A 57/8 chromosome 2, ASM3005281v1, whole genome shotgun sequence contains the following coding sequences:
- the LOC110673889 gene encoding AT-hook motif nuclear-localized protein 22, with amino-acid sequence MDPVAAHGRPLPPPFHTRDLHLHPYHQFQHHQQQNSDEEQSGNGSLSRGQKREHDEITTTTAPATNTNTAEGKELVRAAAGGDEEITRRPRGRPSGSKNKPKPPIIITRDSANALRSHVMEIANGCDIMESLSTFARRRLRGVCILSGTGTVTNVTLRQPASPGAVVTLHGRFEILSLSGSFLPPPAPPAASGLTIYLAGGQGQVIGGGVVGPLLASGPVVIMAASFANAAYERLPLEEDDGQEPVPGSGPLGSPGIVGQPQQQTQQQHEQQLMQDPNPSLFQGLPPNLLNSVQLPAEAYWGTARPPY; translated from the coding sequence ATGGATCCTGTTGCAGCACATGGTCGTCCTCTTCCACCTCCTTTCCACACCAGAGATCTTCATTTACATCCTTACCATCAATTTCAACACCACCAACAGCAGAATTCTGACGAAGAACAAAGTGGTAACGGGAGCTTAAGCCGTGGTCAAAAGCGAGAGCACGACGAGATCACTACCACCACCGCCCCAGCCACTAACACTAACACTGCTGAAGGAAAAGAACTAGTTCGTGCAGCAGCTGGTGGAGATGAAGAGATCACAAGAAGACCCCGAGGAAGACCTTCCGGGTCCAAGAACAAGCCAAAACCACCGATCATAATCACCAGAGATAGCGCCAATGCCCTTCGATCCCATGTCATGGAAATCGCCAACGGCTGCGATATTATGGAGAGTTTATCAACTTTTGCTAGGCGGAGGCTAAGAGGGGTTTGCATTTTGAGTGGAACTGGAACGGTAACTAACGTCACACTTAGGCAGCCGGCGTCACCTGGAGCAGTGGTAACTTTACATGGAAGATTCGAGATTTTATCGCTTTCAGGGTCGTTCTTGCCACCTCCAGCGCCACCAGCTGCGTCGGGCTTGACCATATATTTAGCCGGTGGTCAAGGGCAAGTGATTGGAGGTGGTGTGGTGGGTCCTCTTCTTGCATCTGGGCCGGTGGTGATTATGGCTGCTTCTTTTGCTAATGCGGCATATGAGAGGCTGCCGTTGGAGGAGGATGACGGGCAGGAGCCAGTGCCCGGAAGTGGGCCTCTAGGCTCACCTGGAATTGTAGGCCAACCGCAGCAACAAACACAGCAGCAGCACGAGCAACAACTAATGCAAGATCCAAACCCATCCCTTTTTCAAGGGTTGCCACCCAATCTACTAAATTCAGTGCAACTGCCAGCTGAGGCCTACTGGGGCACTGCACGCCCTCCTTATTAG